In Candidatus Binataceae bacterium, the DNA window CGCCGCGGATTTGCGTCTGCATGGTTTATGCGGATGGCATCGAGCGCGTGGGATAGCGCGCGCATCTGCGCTTGTAGCGCGTCGGCCGCCCGAAGCATCCGCACCAGCTCGACCAGCCGCGCATGAATCAACTTCGCCCGGCCGAGATATCTCGAAACTTCAAAGAGGTATCCGCCGAAAGCCACCGCTCCCGGGTCGTCGCCCGAGCGGGTCGGCTTCTCGGTGGGCGACAGCCAGACAAGCGTATTCAGGCGTTGACGGCGCGCTCCGGTCGGGTTCGCGTAGAAGCTTAGCAGCTCTTGCGCCTGGTCGCGAAAGGCCTTGAGCGGTTCGAGCGCCTTGTCGGCAACCCGGCTGAGCCGCAACACGGACCTGGAGGCGACGGCGAGTTGCCGCAGGTGCTCCCGGTACTCGCCTGCCGAGCCGAAAAAGGCGGCGGCCGCTTCAACAAGTTGGTCGTGGGATTGAAACTCTGCGATTTCGACCGCTTCCTCGGGTCCGGCAATCGATGCCGCTTCAGCTTCGATATCGCTGTGCCGTCCGGCGCCAGCGTCGCCGAGATAAATCGTCTCCTCGCCGCACAGGGGCTCGTTGTCAACCTCGGTTTCGGATGTCCTGATCGGAGCGATGCGTTGATGCTCGATCGGGGTGCCGAGTGGCTGCGGCCGTCGCGAGGCTTTGTAGACCGGAGGCGTTCCCCCGCGACCAGTGGAGCCGAACGTCGGCCGCTTGAGAGCTTGCGGGTCGGCCGGCAACGGCTCGGGCGTCGCGAGCAGCTTTTTGCGCAGCTCTTCGAGACTCGGGATCATAGTCACCTAAGCCCGTGCGACGGCGTTGACCGGCGCGGTGGCGCACGCAATGCGGCCTGACTTCCCCCCTGACGGCTGCGGGGGCCAGAGGCATAGCGCGTGCCAGTCGTGCCCTTAGCCGTGGCGGACTAATCTGCTCCCACACTCGCGCGCGATGGCGCCCGCGCAACCGTGACGTTGCCGGCGCGCAACGGGAGTGGTCCCCGCCGGCGCTTTTCAAATCGGGTCTAAAATGAAAATCTTTCGCGCGCCAGGAGTGCGACGCCTATGGCCACCGTGAAACTTATCGAGTATGCCGAAGCCGGCCCGGACGTGCGGGCGGTCTATGATGACATCATGGCCACCCGCAAGACCGACCGGGTCAACAACTTCTGGAAGGCCCTCGCCAACCATCCGCCGACGCTCAGACGCACCTGGGAGAGCGTCAAGGAGGTGATGGCGCCGGGCGCGCTCACGCCGCTGGTCAAGGAGATGATCTATCTCGCGGTCAGCGCGACCAACGGATGCGAGTACTGCATCCGCTCGCATACCGCGGGCGCGCGCAAGGCCGGGATGACCGACGCGATGCTCGGCGAGTTGATGGCAGTGGTCGGGATGGCGAACGAGACCAACGCGCTCGCCGCCGGCTACCAGGTCGAGGTCGATGCGCAATTCATGACGGACCAGGGACAACCCACTAAAACCGGGTAGAGGAGTAACTCCAGTGGACTTCACTATTCCTGCGGAAATCAGCGCCTATCTCGCCGAGCTGGACGAATTCATCGAGCGCGAGATCAAACCGCTCGAACGCCAGGACGACAACATCCGCTTCTTCGACCACCGCCGCGAATGGGCGCGCACCGATTTCGAAAGAGGGGGCCTGCCACGCCGCGAATGGGAGGAACTGCTGGCCGAGATGCGTCGCCGTGCCGACCGCGCGGGCCACTATCGCTATGCCCTGCCCAAGGAATACGGCGGCAAGGACGGCACCAATCTCGGGATGGCGATCATCCGCGAGCATCTCGCTGCCAAGGGTCTCGGCCTGCACAACGATTTGCAGAACGAAAGCTCGATCGTCGGCAACCTGCCGAC includes these proteins:
- a CDS encoding carboxymuconolactone decarboxylase family protein encodes the protein MATVKLIEYAEAGPDVRAVYDDIMATRKTDRVNNFWKALANHPPTLRRTWESVKEVMAPGALTPLVKEMIYLAVSATNGCEYCIRSHTAGARKAGMTDAMLGELMAVVGMANETNALAAGYQVEVDAQFMTDQGQPTKTG